The genomic segment GGGTCGCTATAAAGTTTATGCGATCGATGAAGCTCATGGATTAAGTAATGCAGCGACTCAGGCTCTTCTGAAAACTCTTGAGGAACCACCGCCCAACGTGGTTTTTATCCTCTGTACTACGGAACCTCAAAAGTTACCTAATACTATCATTTCTCGCTGTCAACGCTACAATTTTCAACGCATTAGTTTGGCTGCAATGGTGGAACATTTGAAAACCGTTGCTAAAGTTGAGGGAATAATAATTGATGAAGTTGCTATTGGTTTAGTCGCACAATTAGCGACAGGTGGATTGCGAGATGCACTTTCTTTGTTGTCACAACTTAGTTTGTTAGACAAGTTCATTACAACCCAAGAGGTTTGGGAGTTGGTGGGTGCTGTACCAGAGCAAGAATTAGTGGAGTTGGTTAGAGCGATCGCATCCGATCAAGAATGGGATACTATTAATATAATTCGTTCCCTTCTCAATTCTGGTAAAGAACCATTGGTGGTACTTCAGAATTTAATTGAATTCTACACCAAAATGCTGATTGACCTGACGGTTTCCGATAACCAACTCAATTCTTTGTTATTAGAAGTCAGTGCAGAACAATGTAAAGAATTGGCTATTTCTTTGGGTCGTCATGCCATTTTAGCTGCTCAACAACATTTGCGAACTTGTGAAGCCCAAATTAAATTTTCTAACCAATCTTGGCTCTGGTTAGAAGTTGCTATTTTGGGATTACTTCCTAGTGCTATGCCGAGTCATAACCATGACAATCTTCATAATACATCTACATCTGCAACATCATCCATAGCATTACCAACTTCTGCTGTTGTTCCTCATAATAATATTTGGCAAACTGTGTTAGCTAAAGTTCCTCCGTCACTCAAAGTGTTACTTTCTCAACATGGCTCATTGACAAATTTCTCTGAGGACACTGCTACTGTATTTGTCAAAAGTGCTGCTTTGAAACAAAGAGTTGATAGCCAAATTACTGCTTTAGAATCAGCCTTTAGTTCTGTTACTTCT from the Phormidium ambiguum IAM M-71 genome contains:
- the dnaX gene encoding DNA polymerase III subunit gamma/tau → MYQPFHQKYRPQILADLVGQNPIATALTNAINSSRIASAYLFTGPRGTGKTSSARILAKSLNCLETDSPTASPCGCCSSCRDIANGVAIDVLELDAASNNGVDQIREICTGAHLTPVQGRYKVYAIDEAHGLSNAATQALLKTLEEPPPNVVFILCTTEPQKLPNTIISRCQRYNFQRISLAAMVEHLKTVAKVEGIIIDEVAIGLVAQLATGGLRDALSLLSQLSLLDKFITTQEVWELVGAVPEQELVELVRAIASDQEWDTINIIRSLLNSGKEPLVVLQNLIEFYTKMLIDLTVSDNQLNSLLLEVSAEQCKELAISLGRHAILAAQQHLRTCEAQIKFSNQSWLWLEVAILGLLPSAMPSHNHDNLHNTSTSATSSIALPTSAVVPHNNIWQTVLAKVPPSLKVLLSQHGSLTNFSEDTATVFVKSAALKQRVDSQITALESAFSSVTSRPIKVSVSN